The sequence CGTAGTTGCCGTTTTGCCGCAAAGGAACGGCTCCGCAAACCACAAATTCGTCTTGCCGGGTAGCAACCACCGAAGCAAACGATGTCATCCCCTCTCCGAAGCGCACATCTTCAGCAAGGTTGTAGATGCCCCGCCACCTCACCGCGCCGTCGCGGTTGATGCGCAGTGCGGCGGGGAAATTGGCGTCGTTTACTCGACCGATTCCCGCCAGCAAGAATCCCCCGTCGCGCGAGCGAGCAATTGCTTCATAAACATCACGATTATATGGCTCTCTGTAAATAATTCGCCATAATCGCTCCCCATTGCTGTTCACCTTAATGAGCGTTGGTCCTGGATCCTGACCGGAATTGCGTCCCACCATAGCGAATCCACCATCTCTGGCTGAGGTCATAGAATAAAATGAAAATGGTGGAATATCGTTATGGAAATGCTCCCAGAGAATTTGCTGGCCATCAAGCGATACCTTAATCATCCAGGCGAATCTTTGCAAGGCGTTATTTCTTGGCTCGCGCGTCGCTCTAAATCCGGCCCCGACGATGCCGCCTTCTGCTTCTCTCAGAGTGTATATTTCGCCTATTTCTTCACGTTCATATCTATTATGCCATAGTTCTTCTCCCTCTCCATTGGTGCAAACCAAACCGGCATGGTAGGGAAATCCGGCATTCTCTCTGCCACCAAAAAGAAGCCTGCCGTCTTTAAGCTCAATAACTGCGTTGAATCGTCCCCCGACGTAATCGCCACTCCAAAGTTCCTCGCCTTCCCCATTGATGCGCATGGCATGTTGATATCCCTGATTGCTCCCACAAATGATAAAGTGGCCGTCGTCTGTTTCAATTATGGATTGTGCAGTGGCTTGCTCATCTCTATTATAGACGCGTCTCCATATAACATTGCCTTCAGGATCGGTGCGAACGACGAAAATGTCCCCCGGTGTCAACTGGCTCACTGATGGCGTATTGCCGGTGGCTCCACACATAATGAGTCCGCCGTCGGATACTGCGTAAATATCAATAAATCTCTCATGGGCATCGGCACCGTAATGATGCAGAAATGCCACCGGCGGCTGGGCGCAGAGATTGAAGGCAATCCCCATCCCCAGTCCAACTAGAACGGAGAATATTCGCATTTGATTTCCCGGTTGTATGGGATCAGAAAGCAGGCCGGGCGCCGAATGCGGAAGATACCTCATCGGCGCCCGGCGCATCACCTATAGCAGGTCGAACTCAACATCCAGAACATTCGGATTTTGGAAATTTACATTGTCACCGTCCTGGATGGTGGAGGGATTGAACCGGGTTGTCGGCGTTGCTACCACTTCCCAAGTGACCGAGGCAGCGTCAGGCGCGAAATCGACCTCGTAGAAGGCCTGATTGCCGATTACATCGTCCAGCACCATCGGCACCTCGTCGAGGATGGCGCCGAATTGATCGCAGGTGATGACGGTTAGGCTGACACCTTGGTCGCCGTCATCGTCGTTAACGATCGCTGAGAAGGGAACCGCCATTGCTTCTCCCGGCGCAGCGAAGAGGGTGAGGGCCGCCAGCAGCACCAGCGCTGCCAGCGACAGATTCGTTCTCGGGCTCATACCATTCTCCAGTCAGTTTGGATTGATAGTGTGCCCGGGCTTCTTAAGCCCGAGCCGTAGCCCGAGCCGTAGCCCGAGGCAAGGTTTTCACAAAATACGGCTGCAAGAGGAAGTTGTCAAGGGTTTTTGCGAGCCCGCCCATAAATAGTTTGCCCGCAGATACGAGCCATTCCGCCACCATGCAAACGGGCACGAAACGCCTGCGGCGGCATCGGCCCCTACGTTAACACCCATGAAACGTCCTGCAAGACTACCTCATCATGACCGCCTTGACAGCGAGGGACTTGGTGCCGGCCTGAAGGCGGAGGAAATAGATGCCGGAGGGAAGTGTGAAAGTGTGAAAGTGTGAAAGTGTGAAAGTATGGCTTCCGGGCGATAGCGGGCCGTCGTGCAAGCGGAGCACTTCCCGGCCGTCGATCGCGTAGAGGCCGATCCGGACAGGCATGAGACCCCCTACCTGTGCACTTGGAGGGCGGACATTCTTGTCCGCCCTTTGGGCAGGCAGGAATGCCTTCCCTCCAAGATCAATCGTCACCGTCACCTGATCGTTGAAGGGATTAGGTGCAATCGTAAGCGAGAGGGGATCATCATCCCCGCTTCCCTCCTCGTCATCCTCGCTTTCCCCCTCGTCATCTCCGCGCAAGCGGGGATCCAGTCCCGCACTTAGAGAATGGACATTCACCACCCATCTTTGCACATCCTCCTCCCATTCTTCCTCGCTCACCCGCTCCCGCGCATATCCGCTCACGACGTATCTGCCGGTGTCATCAAACGAAATGGACAAAATAGACGAAATGGACAGAGTATCTTCTTCCCCGCCCAGCGTCCACCAAAACTCGATGGAATCGTTGTTGGCATTAAAGGGAATCAACTCGAATGCAAATTGCTGATCCGGCTCAAGATCAACGGCTTGTCGCAGCGGTCGATAAGCCCTAATGACACCTCGGACATCGATCCGCCAGAGCAAGCTGTCATGAACAACTTGATCAGTTACGACGACCTTCAGGTCATAGCGGCCGGTGCGGTCGAAGAGCAAGTAAATCTGCCGCTCCAGGCCGCCAACATCATTCCACTCAAGCGCAGAATGGTCAAAGAGCCGCCACCGCGCAGATACTGCCTCCAAATCGCCAATATACCGGACGTCAACTCCAAATTCGACTTCCGAATTGCGGCGAAGGACGAGATTTAGAGTATCAGGTTGCGAGGCCGAGATGTAGAGATCGGTGACCGTCACCCGCCAGGTGAGAGCAATCAAATACATATCGGTATAAGCCTGGCAGACGACACGTTGGACGCCGAGCGAATCGAACCGGATGGTTGTCGAATCGTCGAGCGAGACCAAAGTATCATTCAGAGTCCAGCGATAGGCTATATCAAGTTGATCCGGGCCATGCACGACAACACTGAAATCGACCGAATCGCCCGGAAGAACAGAAAACATGGTATCCCGCGGCGTCCATTCGACAAATTGCGGAGGAATGAACTCCGGCTCAAGTTTCATGAGCAGGCCGTTCTTGCCTCCGCGGAAGCCATCCTGCGTGACCATTCCGGCGCCAATAAGTGAATTGTCGTGCCCCAGTATGACCGCCATAAAGTAATTGACGTCCTGCTGGACGCCTTCCAGATATTCGCGCAAATCATAGACTTCAGACCAGGAAATGGTGCCGTCTTCGCGCAGCCGCAGGGCGCGGGGTTGCGTCACCTGGGCATCGCCGCGGGCAGCATCCCAACCGACCAGCATATAGCCGGTCGGGAAGGCGCGCGAAATGCTCCGCGTCTCGTCGTCATAGACGATGTCCATGCGCTGCCACGTGACCATTTCACCATCGGGGTCGATGACCATCCAAAGATGATCCTGACCGCTTTGCCCATCGCCCCGCCAGAACTGCCCGCCGCAAACAAAACCACCGCCATCCGGAATCGTTACCATACCGTAGGAATATTGATTCTCCTGGGGGTGATGGTAGTTGAGCCAGATGGTATTGCCCTCAAAGTCGGTCTTCGCTATCAACAACCGCCAGATCGGCTGATTGTTGGCAAAATAACCCCGACCAGAGGCGACGATTCCTTCCCCGGCTTCCTTGAGCGAAGTGAACGAATCGGAGGTTCCTTCGCCGAAACGATCATCCCAAATAGGATCGCCGTCGCGACTGATGCAGAGGAGAAAAGCGCGTCCGGAGGCGCCGCCGCAAAGGACATAACTGCCGTTCTTTAGTTCGATGACGGCTTGAGCCGTGCCGGCGAAGTAGGTGCGAGACCAGATGAGGGCTCCATCTTCATCGAAGAGGGTTGCCAGGACGTTGCCGTCCGATCTGCCAACCACGAGATACTCGGCGTCATCGGTCTCGATCACGGCATTGGCATCGTCCATACGATCCACCGCGCCCCAGGTGCGCGTCCAAATCAGGCGTCCGGCATCATCGACCTTAAGCAGTATGTTGTCTTGAGTCGTGTCCGGAGTTACCCAGCGGCCCTTGGTGACGCCGCAGGCGACGTAGTTCCCATCGGAGGAGGCATAGATGTCCATCAGCCGTTCGATCCGGCCCAAATCGTAGGAATGAACCCATTCGACGGCCGGTTGGGCAAGAATCGACTGCACTGCACCGAGCAACAGCCCCGTCAACACCGATAATGGTAATCCGAGTCTGTCCATTGCTCATACCTTTAATTGATATTGCTCAGTGCAGAAAGTTCTTGCAATATCATGCTGAATAGAGTGAAGCATCTCGTCTGGATGAGACCCTTTGCTTCGTTCAGGGTGACAAAATGTTACTGCACCAATTACTAAGCAGTGCATATTATTGTGGTATCGTCCTGTAGGACCGGCATTCCTGCCTGTTCTTAAGACAGACAAGAATGTCTGTCTTATTAGGAGGTGCAGATTATTGTTGCCGTTCTTGGAGGGCGGACATTCCTGTCCGCCCTGATGAAGAGTTCCTATCGGGCAAGGGCGGACAAGAATGTCCGCCCTCCAAGTCAACTCTTTTCTGCACTGATTAATACTGACGATATTGTTAGTTGCACTGATTAATAACAGCAATCTATTGTAGCAATCTACGTCAACTTCGCTCCCCGAGGGCGCGGTCCATGATCATCAAGCCTGCCGGGTGGTCGGCAATTGCCTTAAGTTTCTGGATGATGCCGTCGAACAGCGCTTCCTCCTCGACCTGCTCGGCGACGAACCACTGCAGGAAGTGGACGGTCGCGTGATCGTTCTTCTTCTGTGCCAATTCGACGAGCGCCGCGATGTGCGCCGAGACTTCAACTTCGGCAGCCAGGCCGGCTTCGAAGGCGGCGAGCGGCGTCTTCCAGTCGGCCGGCGGTTTCGGAACGGCGTCGATCGTAGCGCGAGAGCGGCGTTGGTAGAGGTAGTCGTAGAACTTCAGCGCGTGAGTGCGCTCCTCAGCCGAGTGGACGCGGAACCAGTGCGCAAAACCTTCGAGGTTGCGAGCCTGACAGGATGCGGCCATCGCGAGGTAGAGGTTGGCTGAATAGAACTCGCGGTTGAGTTGGTCATTCAGCGCTTTGGCGAGAGATTTGTCGAGAGTCATTGTAAATGTGGAATGTAGATTTCTTGTGCCGTCGGGTGTCCTCACCCAACGGCATGCTATTGCAAATAATAGACCACTGGTGTCAGGTGAGGACACCTGACACCACAGATGTAGATTAAATGTGCCGTCGGGTGCCCTCACCCGACGGCATGCTATTGCAAATAATAGACCACTGGTGTCAGGTGAGGACACCCGACACCACAGAATGTAGATTGAATGTGCCGTCGGGTGTCCTCACCCGACGGCATGCGATTGTAAATAAAAGACCACTGGTGTCAGGTGAGGACACCCGACACCACAGAATGTAGATTCGCCCCTACCGCGCCCGCCCCTACCGCACCAGCGCCAACTTGCGCTGCAGCGACACGCCCTCCGCCTCGAGCCTTAAGAAATAGATGCCATTCGGCAGCCCGCCGGCATCGAAAACGACGCTCCGCTGACCGGCAGCGATGACTTCCTGCGGCGTCAGGTTGCGCACCATGCGGCCCAGATGGTCGAAGAGGCGAAGATTGATCTCACCGGTGGCTCCCCGATTCATATCACCGGTGGCTCCCCGATTTATCGGGGGCACATCGAACCGGATCAAAGTCGTGCTGTTGAACGGGTTAGGATACGGCTCGTGAAGGGCATAATCTTCAGGAACGACCTCCGTTTCCTTGCTGTCCTTCGTGTTGAGAGAGACCTCCAGGAAGGCGTCGGTTTCATAGGTAAGGTGCTCAAGTGCCCGAGTGCTCGAGTGCTCAAGTGCGATGGGGGACTCGGTCTGCCCGTCCCACAATTTGAAGGTGAGCGCTTCACCCTCGACCGCCCCGTCGATCTCAGGGGTGGTCGGGTCGTCGCCCCAGACGGCAAGACCAATGCGATTTTGGATTTTGGATTTTGGATTTTGGATTGTCGCGGCCCCGACGCAATGCCCGTCCTCTGTGAACGCTCCTATCTCCAATTCTACATTCTCCATTCTCCATTCTACATTCAAAAGCACCGACATATTCCTCCCCGTCCGCTCAACAGGCTGGAAGTGGGTAACGCCGCCATCCTGGCGGCTTTCCATTGCCGGCAGGATGCCGGCGATACGATCCCCTGCCGGATAGACCAGTTCCCCCGCGCCATCGACTTTCACCTGATAACCCTTGCCGCGGGTCAGGCTCCCCATATTGCTGAAACCTGCCGCGGGCCGGTAAAACCGCCCCTGCTCGTCCTTGGCGATGACCAGGTTGTCAAGCGATGCGAAGGCGTCCGGCGCGGGGAGGTTCTCTTCGGGGAAGTAGGCGACGAGGTTCCAGCCTTCGCGAAGGGGGATCGGCGTGTCGGGCGCGACGGGAACGTTGACGATGACGAGCGTGTCGGAGTTGTTAAGTTTGGCTTGATAGCCCTGCCGGACGTCGAACGGCTGCATATTGTTGAAGACGCCGGGGCGGTAGAAGCGCCCGGACTGGTCTTTCACGAGGTAGAGGTTGTTCCGCGCGACGACGTCAGTGAAGACGGCAGGAAAGGCGGGATTTGCAGGAGGACAGACGGAAGAAAAGAGAATCCAGCCGTGGCGGAGAGGGACAGAATATGTCACGCGTCTATCTTCACCTACAGCAGCCAAATATATATCTGACTCAGCGCCACCTCCGATAAACTCAGCAATACCAGCGATTACAATGTTATCATTAGGTGTAACAAGCGCTGAAATTGCAATTTCATGATGATTCCCGCGATTGGACCATGACCAAAGGGAATCCCCATTAGCATCGATCGATAAAATGAATAGATCATAGTTAAGATTCTGTCCGATTGGAGTAACATTTCCAATAACATAAATTTCATCATCAAGAACGATTGCTGTCCTCGCGTATTCAGATA comes from Calditrichota bacterium and encodes:
- a CDS encoding ferritin, with product MTLDKSLAKALNDQLNREFYSANLYLAMAASCQARNLEGFAHWFRVHSAEERTHALKFYDYLYQRRSRATIDAVPKPPADWKTPLAAFEAGLAAEVEVSAHIAALVELAQKKNDHATVHFLQWFVAEQVEEEALFDGIIQKLKAIADHPAGLMIMDRALGERS
- a CDS encoding T9SS type A sorting domain-containing protein, encoding MTYSVPLRHGWILFSSVCPPANPAFPAVFTDVVARNNLYLVKDQSGRFYRPGVFNNMQPFDVRQGYQAKLNNSDTLVIVNVPVAPDTPIPLREGWNLVAYFPEENLPAPDAFASLDNLVIAKDEQGRFYRPAAGFSNMGSLTRGKGYQVKVDGAGELVYPAGDRIAGILPAMESRQDGGVTHFQPVERTGRNMSVLLNVEWRMENVELEIGAFTEDGHCVGAATIQNPKSKIQNRIGLAVWGDDPTTPEIDGAVEGEALTFKLWDGQTESPIALEHSSTRALEHLTYETDAFLEVSLNTKDSKETEVVPEDYALHEPYPNPFNSTTLIRFDVPPINRGATGDMNRGATGEINLRLFDHLGRMVRNLTPQEVIAAGQRSVVFDAGGLPNGIYFLRLEAEGVSLQRKLALVR